The Punica granatum isolate Tunisia-2019 chromosome 4, ASM765513v2, whole genome shotgun sequence genome has a window encoding:
- the LOC116202776 gene encoding UDP-glycosyltransferase 73B5-like, whose amino-acid sequence MALEILVVPFFGQGHLLPSMELCKHFASRNFRAVLVISSNLSSSVPSSLRSLPLVEVVEIPSSPTPPPPPPPSQPGSGDLMAQHRNHHSQMAQRLESVLSARASAPNSIPIACAVTDVMMSWTAEIFQKFRIPLVGFFTSGACSAAMEFAQWKAGVDGLKPGETRLLPGLPEEMALTEFDLKRRPHGPPHLRNGGGGPGGGGAPGGGGFPFAPPPGRPGPKFMGPPKPGQEPPWVDDVADSVALLFNTCDDLEGPFIEYLADRVGKPVWGVGPLLPEQYWRSAGSLLHDREIRTNRKSSITEDEVIQWLDSKPSGSVLYVSFGSEVGPTMEEYPQLAQALEESSSPFIWVIQPGSGRGGPPRTFLGGKPDSDPDKEGYFPHGLKEKVGDRGLIIRGWAPQLLILSHPSTGGFLSHCGWNSTVEAIGRGVPFLTWPIRGDQYHNAKLVVAHLRMGHVILDDMSLPMKKDDIVKGIERLMGDEGVKERAAQLGKRFEGGFPASSAAGLDAFAEFIRQKTK is encoded by the coding sequence ATGGCGTTGGAAATCTTGGTGGTCCCATTCTTCGGGCAGGGCCATCTCCTGCCCTCCATGGAGCTCTGCAAGCATTTCGCCTCCCGTAACTTCAGGGCCGTCCTCGTCATCTCCTCCAACCTCTCCTCCTCCGTCCCCTCCTCCCTCCGCTCCCTCCCCCTCGTCGAGGTCGTCGAGATCCCCTCTTCCCctactcctcctcctcctcctccgccttCACAGCCCGGCTCCGGCGACCTCATGGCCCAACACCGCAACCACCACTCCCAGATGGCCCAGCGCCTTGAATCCGTCCTCTCAGCCCGTGCTTCCGCACCAAACTCCATCCCGATTGCCTGCGCCGTGACCGATGTCATGATGAGCTGGACCGCCGAGATTTTCCAGAAGTTCCGGATCCCGCTGGTTGGGTTCTTCACTTCCGGCGCGTGCTCCGCCGCGATGGAGTTCGCCCAGTGGAAAGCCGGTGTGGACGGCCTCAAGCCCGGGGAGACCCGGCTCCTCCCGGGGCTGCCCGAGGAGATGGCTCTCACGGAGTTTGATCTAAAGAGGCGCCCCCACGGGCCTCCACACCTCCGCAACGGTGGCGGCGGCCCGGGCGGAGGAGGCGCGCCTGGTGGTGGTGGGTTCCCATTTGCCCCACCGCCTGGCAGGCCGGGTCCGAAGTTCATGGGTCCGCCTAAACCGGGCCAGGAGCCCCCGTGGGTCGACGATGTTGCGGACTCGGTTGCGCTTTTGTTCAACACATGCGACGATCTCGAGGGCCCATTCATCGAATACCTCGCTGACCGGGTTGGCAAGCCGGTCTGGGGCGTGGGCCCGCTTCTTCCGGAGCAGTACTGGAGGTCGGCTGGTTCTCTCCTCCACGACCGGGAGATCAGGACCAACAGGAAGTCAAGCATCACCGAGGATGAGGTGATCCAGTGGCTCGATTCGAAGCCCAGTGGCTCAGTCCTGTACGTCTCATTCGGTAGTGAGGTCGGCCCAACGATGGAGGAGTACCCCCAGCTAGCCCAAGCCCTCGAGGAATCCTCCTCGCCCTTCATCTGGGTGATTCAGCCAGGCTCGGGAAGGGGAGGCCCGCCCCGCACGTTCCTCGGTGGCAAACCCGATTCAGACCCAGACAAAGAGGGATACTTCCCGCACGGCCTGAAGGAAAAGGTTGGCGACAGAGGCCTAATCATAAGGGGGTGGGCACCGCAGCTGCTGATACTTAGCCACCCATCCACCGGCGGGTTCCTGTCCCACTGCGGGTGGAACTCCACGGTGGAGGCGATCGGCCGCGGGGTACCATTCTTGACATGGCCGATCAGGGGCGATCAGTACCACAATGCAAAGCTGGTCGTGGCCCATCTCAGAATGGGGCACGTGATATTGGACGACATGTCTCTGCCAATGAAGAAGGATGATATAGTGAAGGGTATTGAGAGGCTGATGGGCGACGAGGGTGTGAAAGAGCGCGCAGCACAGCTCGGGAAGAGGTTCgagggtggttttccggcaaGCTCGGCGGCGGGTTTGGATGCATTTGCAGAATTTATCCGTCAGaagacaaaatag